Proteins encoded together in one Deinococcus hopiensis KR-140 window:
- a CDS encoding Fur family transcriptional regulator: MTATRSTRQRDVIARVLGEAEGPLAVVDVLERAQADLPGLGIATVYRTLKLLTEQGQIHPVTLDGETRYERAGGGHHHHFSCTGCGRVFTLHTCPVALPRGTVYPGGFIVEAHEVTLYGKCPACAASA, from the coding sequence ATGACGGCCACCCGCAGCACCCGCCAGCGCGACGTGATCGCCCGCGTGCTGGGGGAGGCCGAGGGGCCCCTCGCGGTGGTGGACGTGTTGGAACGCGCGCAGGCGGACCTGCCTGGCCTGGGCATCGCCACAGTCTACCGGACCCTCAAGCTCCTGACCGAGCAGGGCCAGATTCACCCCGTCACCCTGGACGGCGAGACGCGCTACGAGCGGGCGGGAGGCGGCCACCACCATCATTTTTCCTGCACGGGCTGCGGGCGGGTCTTTACCCTGCACACCTGCCCCGTCGCCCTGCCGCGTGGCACGGTGTATCCCGGCGGTTTCATCGTCGAGGCGCACGAGGTCACGCTGTACGGCAAATGCCCGGCGTGCGCGGCCTCGGCCTGA
- the proS gene encoding proline--tRNA ligase → MTKDGGNNGKADKKAQQYGVTPQSVDFNDWYNEVVKKADLADNSPVAGAMVVRPYGAALWENVQRWLDDRFKATGHESLIFPTLIPMGFITKEADHVEGFAPELFTVSKIGTEELAEPYVMRPTSETIIGHMWSGWLNSYRDLPFLHYQWGSVFRAELRTKAFLRTSEFFWHEGHTAHADEGEARGEVRQQLDVYHEFCRDMLALPVVRGEKTASERFAGAVATYSIEGMMRDGKALQSGTSHYLGQNFSKAFDVKFQTREQKEAYAHTTSWAISSRIIGAIIMTHGDDFGLIMPPRIAPIQVVVIPVGRKDNFDAMVEEGEKLAAELRAQGIRVKVDKRDGVTNGFKYNDWELKGVPVRIELGPRDLEQGVVVVKNRNGKDKETLGRNEAVSGMTARLDAIHTWLLDRATDYMMEHTVKADSYEDLQAAIEGGNWVRAFHCGDAACEKSIKDDTKATTRNIPLDDAEFFNEREEGRCVKCDQPSPYGKRVIFGRQY, encoded by the coding sequence ATGACGAAGGACGGCGGCAACAACGGCAAGGCAGACAAGAAGGCCCAGCAATACGGAGTGACGCCCCAGAGCGTGGATTTCAACGACTGGTACAACGAGGTGGTCAAGAAGGCCGACCTCGCCGACAACAGCCCCGTGGCGGGCGCGATGGTGGTGCGGCCCTACGGCGCGGCCCTGTGGGAGAACGTCCAGCGCTGGCTCGATGACCGCTTCAAGGCCACCGGACACGAGTCGCTGATCTTCCCCACCCTGATCCCGATGGGCTTCATCACGAAAGAAGCCGACCACGTGGAGGGCTTTGCGCCCGAACTGTTCACGGTCAGCAAAATCGGCACCGAGGAGCTGGCCGAGCCCTACGTGATGCGCCCTACCAGCGAGACGATCATCGGGCACATGTGGAGCGGGTGGCTCAACAGTTACCGGGACCTCCCCTTCCTGCATTACCAGTGGGGCAGCGTGTTCCGGGCCGAGCTGCGGACCAAGGCGTTTTTGCGGACCTCCGAGTTCTTCTGGCACGAGGGCCACACCGCCCATGCGGACGAGGGCGAGGCGCGCGGCGAGGTCCGGCAGCAACTGGACGTGTACCACGAGTTCTGCCGCGATATGCTCGCGCTGCCCGTGGTGCGCGGCGAGAAAACGGCCAGCGAGAGATTCGCCGGGGCCGTGGCGACGTACTCCATTGAGGGCATGATGCGCGACGGCAAGGCGCTGCAATCGGGCACATCGCACTACCTGGGCCAGAACTTTTCCAAAGCCTTCGACGTGAAGTTCCAGACCCGCGAGCAGAAGGAGGCGTACGCCCACACCACGAGCTGGGCCATTTCCAGCCGCATCATCGGCGCGATCATCATGACGCACGGGGACGACTTCGGCCTGATCATGCCCCCCCGCATCGCGCCCATTCAGGTGGTGGTGATCCCCGTAGGCCGCAAGGACAACTTCGACGCAATGGTGGAAGAAGGCGAGAAGTTGGCCGCCGAACTCCGTGCCCAGGGCATCCGCGTGAAGGTGGACAAACGCGACGGCGTGACCAACGGCTTCAAGTACAACGACTGGGAACTCAAGGGCGTGCCCGTCCGGATCGAACTCGGTCCCCGCGACCTGGAGCAGGGCGTGGTGGTGGTGAAAAACCGCAACGGCAAGGACAAGGAGACGCTCGGCCGCAACGAAGCCGTGAGTGGTATGACCGCTCGCCTGGACGCCATTCACACTTGGCTGCTCGACCGCGCGACGGACTACATGATGGAGCACACCGTGAAGGCCGACAGCTACGAGGACCTGCAGGCCGCCATCGAGGGCGGGAACTGGGTGCGCGCCTTTCACTGCGGGGACGCGGCGTGCGAGAAGAGCATCAAGGACGACACAAAGGCCACCACCCGTAATATTCCGCTGGATGACGCGGAATTCTTCAATGAACGCGAGGAGGGCCGTTGCGTGAAGTGCGACCAGCCCAGCCCCTACGGCAAGCGGGTGATTTTCGGCCGGCAGTACTGA
- a CDS encoding DUF2171 domain-containing protein translates to MTQSDQTGQITDRIAQDLRERLTREGDHLQVKDVNGEYVGTVDGLEGDRVKLTRSGSHDGQHHYIPLVQVESLDEVAVYLNVSHNEIQ, encoded by the coding sequence ATGACGCAGAGCGACCAGACCGGACAGATCACCGACCGCATTGCCCAGGACCTGCGCGAGCGCCTGACGCGCGAGGGCGACCACCTGCAGGTCAAGGACGTGAACGGCGAATACGTCGGCACGGTAGACGGCCTGGAGGGCGACCGCGTGAAGCTCACGCGCAGCGGCAGCCACGATGGCCAGCACCACTACATCCCTCTGGTTCAGGTGGAAAGCCTGGATGAGGTGGCCGTGTACCTGAACGTCTCGCACAACGAGATTCAGTAG
- a CDS encoding EamA family transporter — protein MPSLGWIALGLLAALGGAGVTVFGKLGLEGVNPTLATALRAVIMALVMLGVALGTGQLGPLLFGKAHLTGRAWLFITLAGLSGATSWLAYFAALRVGPTAGVAALDRLSLAFIFLFSALALREPHGWRGWLGAVVLLAGVYLMAADR, from the coding sequence ATGCCTTCCCTCGGATGGATCGCGCTGGGCCTGCTGGCGGCGCTGGGCGGTGCGGGCGTCACCGTGTTTGGAAAACTGGGCCTGGAGGGCGTGAACCCCACCCTCGCCACGGCCCTGCGCGCGGTCATCATGGCGCTCGTGATGCTCGGCGTGGCGCTGGGCACTGGGCAACTGGGGCCGCTCCTGTTCGGCAAGGCGCACCTGACGGGCCGGGCATGGCTGTTTATCACGCTGGCGGGCCTCAGCGGCGCAACGTCTTGGCTGGCCTATTTCGCGGCGCTGCGGGTGGGACCGACGGCGGGAGTGGCCGCGCTGGACCGCCTGAGCCTGGCCTTTATCTTTCTGTTCAGCGCCCTCGCTCTGCGCGAGCCGCATGGATGGCGCGGCTGGTTGGGCGCGGTGGTGCTGCTCGCGGGGGTCTATTTGATGGCGGCGGACCGGTGA
- a CDS encoding sensor domain-containing diguanylate cyclase codes for MPAAPLPEDEYGRLLDLARYDILDTAPEETFDRLTRLAARALQAPAAIINFVDQHRQWGKSCFGTGDSTAPRERSFCAWTILGGEVLEVPDAALDPRFQDNAQVTEAPFIRMYAGAPLVTPLGHRLGSICIIDSRPRTLSAEDRATLQDLAALVMDELELRLRQQELERQVEQQGQQLRDLQRFVSHAQVLEEVNSLLDSALTPEEATLAAAQMIGATVYADWTGLITVEGEDLSIQVAHHQPDLSPALLEFALRLPRLVGGVTRSLHGAASTVYLQDYATHPLALPEAVEAGIRAAAWLPLGHFGETTFLLVVVRAERGPRAAWRQSDRALLDAAGRSVRAALEHRTALALRDQMARQDALTGVGNRRAFEEALTARLASGGPFTLGLIDLDGFKGVNDNEGHATGDHLLRVFATALRGELRRSGEVYRYGGDEFTLLLDPLGEDDVLECVDVAVLAARQVTVQPVGASVGLIDSKAGSDARSLIERADERMYREKARRQMTRGQNRTVE; via the coding sequence ATGCCCGCCGCTCCACTTCCCGAAGATGAATATGGACGGCTTCTCGATCTCGCCCGTTATGACATCCTCGATACAGCTCCTGAAGAAACGTTTGACCGCCTCACCCGGCTGGCGGCCCGTGCGCTTCAGGCTCCTGCCGCCATTATCAATTTTGTGGATCAACACCGGCAATGGGGCAAGTCCTGCTTCGGCACTGGCGACAGCACGGCGCCGCGCGAGCGTTCATTTTGCGCCTGGACCATCCTGGGCGGGGAAGTGCTGGAGGTGCCGGACGCGGCGCTTGACCCCCGCTTTCAGGACAACGCCCAGGTCACGGAGGCGCCCTTCATCCGCATGTATGCCGGCGCTCCACTGGTGACGCCGCTCGGACACCGCCTGGGGTCCATTTGCATTATCGACAGCCGACCCCGGACGCTCAGTGCCGAAGACCGGGCGACCTTGCAGGACCTGGCCGCACTGGTGATGGACGAATTGGAACTGCGGCTGCGCCAGCAGGAGCTGGAACGGCAGGTGGAGCAGCAGGGACAGCAGTTGCGCGATTTGCAGCGGTTCGTGTCGCACGCCCAGGTGCTCGAAGAGGTCAACAGCCTCCTCGACTCGGCGCTGACCCCCGAAGAAGCCACCCTCGCTGCTGCCCAGATGATCGGCGCAACGGTCTACGCGGACTGGACAGGCCTGATCACCGTGGAGGGGGAGGACCTTTCCATTCAGGTGGCCCACCACCAGCCCGACCTGAGCCCCGCCCTCCTGGAGTTTGCCCTGCGCCTGCCCCGTCTGGTTGGAGGCGTGACCCGTTCCTTGCACGGCGCCGCCTCCACCGTCTACCTTCAAGATTACGCCACGCATCCGCTCGCCCTGCCCGAAGCGGTGGAGGCTGGAATTCGGGCAGCGGCCTGGTTGCCCCTGGGACACTTCGGAGAAACCACCTTTTTGCTGGTGGTCGTACGGGCAGAACGTGGTCCCCGGGCGGCATGGCGCCAGAGTGACCGCGCGTTGCTGGACGCCGCTGGCCGCAGCGTGCGCGCCGCGTTGGAGCACCGAACTGCCCTGGCCCTGCGGGACCAGATGGCCCGCCAAGATGCCCTGACGGGGGTAGGAAACCGGCGAGCCTTCGAGGAAGCCCTGACGGCCCGGTTGGCCTCTGGTGGGCCTTTTACCCTGGGGTTGATCGATCTGGACGGCTTCAAAGGGGTCAATGACAATGAGGGCCACGCCACCGGCGACCACCTGTTGCGCGTCTTTGCCACGGCCTTACGCGGCGAGTTGCGCCGCTCAGGTGAGGTGTACCGGTATGGGGGAGACGAATTCACGTTGCTGCTCGACCCTCTGGGTGAGGACGACGTCCTGGAATGCGTGGACGTCGCCGTTCTGGCGGCGCGTCAGGTAACGGTCCAGCCGGTGGGCGCCAGTGTCGGGCTGATCGACAGCAAGGCGGGCAGCGACGCCCGGAGCCTCATCGAGAGGGCAGACGAACGGATGTACCGGGAGAAAGCGCGGCGGCAAATGACGCGCGGCCAGAACAGAACAGTCGAATAA
- the rplT gene encoding 50S ribosomal protein L20, with protein sequence MPRAKTGTIRRRRHKKVLKRAKGFWGSRSKQYRNAFQTLLNAATYEYRDRRNKKRDFRRLWIQRINAGARLHGMNYSTFIGGLKLAGVDLNRKVLADIAAREPEAFRALVDAAKGARNK encoded by the coding sequence ATGCCACGCGCCAAGACTGGAACGATCCGCCGCCGCCGCCACAAGAAGGTGCTCAAGCGCGCCAAGGGCTTCTGGGGCAGCCGCTCCAAGCAGTACCGCAACGCCTTCCAGACGCTGCTCAACGCCGCGACCTACGAGTACCGCGACCGCCGCAACAAGAAGCGTGACTTCCGCCGCCTGTGGATTCAGCGCATCAACGCCGGTGCCCGCCTGCACGGCATGAACTACTCCACCTTCATCGGGGGCCTCAAGCTCGCCGGGGTGGACCTGAACCGCAAGGTGCTGGCCGACATCGCCGCCCGCGAGCCCGAAGCGTTCCGCGCCCTCGTGGACGCGGCCAAGGGTGCCCGCAACAAATAA
- the rpmI gene encoding 50S ribosomal protein L35, with product MPKMKTKKSVTRRVKITATGKVMAFKSGKRHQNTGKSGAEISSKGKGFVLAKSEWARMKLALPKGK from the coding sequence ATGCCTAAGATGAAGACGAAAAAAAGCGTGACGCGCCGCGTGAAGATCACGGCGACCGGCAAGGTCATGGCGTTCAAGAGTGGCAAGCGCCACCAGAACACCGGCAAGAGCGGTGCGGAAATCAGCAGCAAGGGCAAGGGTTTCGTCCTCGCCAAGAGCGAGTGGGCGCGCATGAAGCTCGCCCTGCCGAAGGGGAAGTGA
- a CDS encoding NADAR family protein, with protein sequence MSQTLYFYRTAHPFSNFHPSVFTEAGVTYRWAEQYLMARKAQLFGDGERRSAILAACTPAECKALGRRVTPYDDAVWTRERHGVALDMLRLKFGQNPGLRAFLLETGDAELVEAAPTDRIWGIGFSESGAEANRHAWGENLLGKALMDVRTELRAVGEG encoded by the coding sequence GTGTCCCAGACCCTCTACTTCTACCGAACGGCCCACCCGTTCTCCAATTTCCACCCCAGCGTCTTCACCGAAGCGGGCGTCACCTACCGTTGGGCCGAGCAGTACCTGATGGCCCGCAAGGCGCAGTTGTTCGGAGACGGGGAACGGCGTTCGGCCATCCTCGCCGCCTGCACCCCCGCCGAGTGCAAGGCGCTGGGCCGCCGCGTCACGCCCTACGACGATGCCGTATGGACCCGTGAGCGCCACGGCGTGGCTCTGGACATGCTGCGGCTGAAGTTCGGTCAGAACCCTGGACTGCGCGCCTTCCTGCTGGAGACGGGCGACGCCGAACTCGTGGAGGCGGCGCCCACCGACCGTATTTGGGGAATCGGCTTCAGCGAATCCGGTGCGGAGGCGAATCGCCACGCCTGGGGCGAGAACCTGCTGGGTAAGGCGCTGATGGACGTGCGGACGGAGTTGCGGGCGGTGGGCGAAGGGTAG
- a CDS encoding alpha-amylase family protein — protein MLNSELAARLRMAFDDDRDAETFLLRLKRYGADLQDSLRPLYGEETGTLLGQLLEVMLRAFHARPTDLRRLDEARLLQPDWLQQPGMVGYVAYADRFAGTLRGVGEHLEYLEGLGVTHLHLMPLLKPRPGENDGGYAVADYRAVREDLGNMDDLSDLARALRGRGISLELDLVLNHVAREHEWAERARAGDPKYRAYFHIYPDRTGPDAYERTLPEIFPDFAPGNFTWDEEAQGWVWTTFNAYQWDLNWANPGVFLEFVDLILYLANRGVEVFRLDAIAFLWKRLGTDSQNQPEVHLLTRALRTAARIVAPAVAFKAEAIVAPAQLIHYLGRGAHHGRVSDMAYHNSVMVQLWSSLASRNTRLFEEALRAFPPKPTTTTWGVYVRCHDDIGWAISDEDAARAGLSGEAHRRFLSDFYSGGFPGSFARGLVFQYNPATGDRRISGMGASLAGLEAALEGGDEGRVNDAIDRLLLLHAVILGFGGVPLLYMGDELALLNDYGFADVPEHAPDNRWVHRPCMDWALAGRIEDEPQLPAARVNAGLRHLLRVRREAPHLHASIESRVMPSPDGRVLLLRREHPLGEMVQVYNFSEDSVTLPACSLRNALGERSQDLLSGSAFNLNGGTLHLEPYRALWLVGAE, from the coding sequence GTGCTGAATTCAGAGCTCGCCGCACGGTTGCGGATGGCCTTCGACGATGACCGGGACGCAGAGACTTTCCTGCTGCGCCTGAAGCGCTACGGCGCGGACCTGCAAGACAGCCTGCGTCCGCTGTATGGGGAAGAAACGGGGACACTGCTGGGTCAGTTGCTGGAAGTCATGCTGCGCGCCTTCCATGCCCGTCCCACCGATCTGCGGCGACTCGATGAGGCCCGGCTGTTGCAACCCGACTGGTTGCAGCAGCCCGGGATGGTGGGCTACGTGGCCTATGCGGACCGCTTTGCCGGGACCTTGAGGGGCGTGGGCGAACATCTGGAGTATCTGGAAGGTCTGGGCGTCACGCACCTGCACCTGATGCCGCTGCTCAAGCCGCGTCCCGGCGAGAACGACGGCGGCTACGCGGTGGCCGACTACCGTGCGGTGCGCGAAGACCTGGGCAACATGGACGATTTGAGTGACCTGGCCCGTGCGTTGCGGGGCCGGGGCATCAGCCTGGAGCTGGACCTGGTGCTCAACCACGTCGCCCGTGAGCACGAGTGGGCCGAACGGGCGCGAGCGGGCGATCCCAAATACCGTGCCTACTTTCACATCTACCCGGACCGGACCGGGCCGGATGCCTACGAGCGCACGCTGCCCGAAATCTTCCCCGACTTCGCGCCGGGCAATTTCACCTGGGATGAGGAGGCCCAGGGTTGGGTCTGGACCACCTTCAACGCCTACCAGTGGGACCTGAACTGGGCCAACCCCGGCGTGTTTTTGGAGTTTGTGGACCTGATCCTGTACCTCGCCAACAGGGGCGTGGAGGTGTTCCGGCTGGACGCCATCGCCTTTTTGTGGAAGCGGCTGGGCACCGACAGCCAAAACCAGCCCGAGGTTCACCTGCTCACCCGCGCCCTGCGGACCGCCGCGCGCATCGTCGCGCCTGCGGTGGCCTTCAAGGCGGAGGCCATCGTCGCGCCGGCGCAGCTGATTCACTACCTGGGCCGGGGCGCTCACCATGGGCGCGTGTCCGACATGGCGTACCACAACAGCGTGATGGTGCAGCTGTGGAGCAGCCTTGCCAGCCGCAACACCCGCCTGTTCGAGGAAGCCCTGCGTGCCTTTCCCCCCAAGCCCACCACCACCACCTGGGGCGTCTACGTGCGCTGCCACGACGACATCGGCTGGGCCATCAGCGACGAGGACGCTGCCCGCGCAGGCCTAAGCGGCGAGGCGCATCGGCGCTTCCTCAGCGACTTCTACAGCGGCGGGTTTCCCGGTTCGTTCGCGCGCGGGCTCGTCTTTCAGTACAACCCCGCCACGGGGGACCGCCGCATCAGCGGCATGGGCGCGAGCCTCGCCGGGCTGGAGGCGGCGCTTGAGGGCGGAGACGAGGGACGTGTGAACGACGCCATCGACCGCCTGCTGCTGCTGCACGCCGTCATCCTGGGCTTTGGCGGTGTGCCCCTGCTGTATATGGGCGACGAGTTGGCGCTGCTGAATGACTACGGCTTCGCGGACGTGCCCGAACATGCCCCCGACAACCGCTGGGTTCACCGGCCCTGCATGGACTGGGCGTTGGCTGGGCGCATAGAAGACGAGCCTCAATTGCCCGCTGCCCGCGTCAATGCCGGGTTGCGCCACCTGCTGCGCGTCCGGCGCGAGGCGCCCCACCTGCACGCCAGCATCGAGAGCCGGGTGATGCCCAGTCCCGATGGGCGGGTGCTGCTGCTGCGCCGCGAACATCCCCTGGGCGAGATGGTGCAGGTGTACAACTTCAGCGAGGACAGCGTGACGTTGCCCGCCTGTTCCCTGAGGAACGCCCTGGGTGAGCGGAGCCAAGACCTCCTGAGCGGGAGCGCGTTTAACCTCAATGGCGGCACCCTGCATCTGGAACCGTACCGGGCGCTGTGGCTGGTGGGGGCGGAGTAG